In Saccharicrinis fermentans DSM 9555 = JCM 21142, a genomic segment contains:
- a CDS encoding FtsB family cell division protein, with protein sequence MKLPVINLPPLLKNKYILSLVVFGVWVTFFDQNNLWDRAKLSSRINQLEKQKHHYEVEIEQNERKLSEIKESPESLEKFAREQYLMKKKNEDIFVVIEKED encoded by the coding sequence ATGAAATTACCAGTTATCAACCTGCCACCCTTGTTAAAAAATAAGTATATCCTTTCATTAGTGGTATTTGGTGTTTGGGTAACTTTCTTTGATCAGAATAACCTTTGGGACAGGGCCAAATTGTCATCTAGGATCAATCAGTTAGAGAAACAAAAGCACCACTACGAGGTAGAGATAGAACAAAACGAACGTAAGCTTAGTGAAATAAAAGAAAGTCCGGAAAGTCTGGAGAAGTTTGCCCGTGAGCAGTATCTGATGAAAAAGAAAAACGAAGATATTTTTGTGGTGATTGAAAAAGAAGATTAA
- the dinB gene encoding DNA polymerase IV yields MRKIIHVDMDAFFASVEQRDFPALKGKPVVVGSPSMRGVIAAASYEARKYGVKSAMPSQTALKRCPHLIFQPHRFDVYKAVSAQVMDILHQYTDLVEPLSIDEAFLDVTTNKKNHKSATIIAREIKQQVFEKTQLTASAGISVNKFLAKIASDQDKPNGLFVIKPDEVLPFIEKLSIKDFFGVGKKTAEKMNRLGIFTGKDLQAWSLNGLVKHFGKVGNFYYSISRGVDDRPVVPNRIRKSVGIENTFVHDLETAVERQKQLELLIEGLWERVHSSKKYGRTMTLKIKFNDFKQLTRSKTVLHRIETLEGLSNMAIQLMDEVEFQKKVRLMGLSVSNMEGEQSHNDPVQLTIDFD; encoded by the coding sequence ATGCGAAAGATTATTCATGTTGATATGGATGCGTTTTTTGCTTCTGTGGAGCAGCGCGATTTTCCAGCCTTAAAAGGTAAGCCTGTGGTGGTGGGAAGCCCTTCGATGCGAGGCGTGATTGCAGCTGCCAGTTATGAGGCGCGTAAGTATGGCGTAAAGTCGGCGATGCCATCTCAGACGGCCCTTAAAAGGTGTCCGCACCTGATATTTCAGCCCCATCGCTTTGATGTGTACAAAGCAGTTTCGGCACAGGTGATGGATATTTTACATCAATATACTGACCTGGTGGAACCATTGAGTATTGATGAGGCCTTTCTGGATGTAACCACCAATAAAAAAAATCATAAATCGGCCACTATCATTGCCCGTGAAATTAAACAACAAGTGTTTGAGAAAACGCAGTTGACTGCTTCGGCCGGTATCAGTGTTAATAAGTTTTTGGCTAAGATAGCTTCAGATCAGGATAAGCCTAATGGATTGTTTGTGATTAAGCCGGATGAAGTACTGCCCTTTATTGAAAAATTGTCTATCAAGGATTTTTTTGGGGTAGGTAAAAAAACTGCTGAGAAAATGAATAGACTGGGCATATTTACGGGTAAGGATTTGCAAGCCTGGAGTTTAAATGGGTTGGTGAAACATTTTGGGAAAGTGGGTAACTTCTATTATTCTATCTCCAGAGGGGTTGATGATCGTCCGGTGGTTCCCAATAGAATCAGAAAGTCCGTGGGTATTGAAAATACCTTTGTACATGATTTGGAAACGGCCGTGGAACGACAAAAACAATTGGAGCTCCTCATAGAAGGTTTGTGGGAGCGAGTGCATTCATCAAAAAAGTATGGGAGAACAATGACCCTGAAAATAAAGTTCAATGATTTTAAACAACTTACCCGTAGTAAAACGGTTTTGCATCGGATAGAAACATTAGAAGGATTGTCTAATATGGCAATACAGCTAATGGACGAAGTGGAGTTTCAGAAGAAAGTTCGCTTAATGGGCCTAAGTGTATCTAACATGGAGGGTGAGCAGAGTCATAATGACCCTGTGCAATTGACAATAGACTTTGATTGA
- a CDS encoding CapA family protein, translated as MALKKWLVVFIVFIVSNGLLYAQEAASVSLVFVGDVMGHGTQIKSAFVPETKQYSYEGCFKYVRNIFEEADFTIANLEVTLAGPPFKGYPQFSSPDALAIAMKDAGVNAMVTANNHCVDRRRKGLERTIDVLDSLAIPHTGTFKNQSDNERNNPMLLRKNGIKIALINYTYGTNGIPVSKPNVVNFLEKDVVVADIEKAKKLRPDKIIAFVHWGLEYQTQANKEQKMFNQVFKENGVDVVIGSHPHVVQPIEYEEDHFVVYSLGNFISNQRTAPRDGGVMVRLELTKIGDKTEVSDAGYYLTWVYTPIINGKKEFMVLPVTAFEQDAQFMDAKAHKRLIKYGQEARNIYKNNIKIKEYFFDKNLPGWVKNSPLLSGVGQP; from the coding sequence ATGGCATTAAAAAAATGGCTTGTAGTATTTATCGTTTTTATTGTTAGTAATGGTCTTCTGTATGCGCAAGAGGCGGCATCTGTATCGCTTGTTTTTGTGGGAGACGTGATGGGACATGGTACGCAAATAAAAAGTGCCTTTGTTCCAGAGACCAAGCAATACAGTTATGAAGGTTGTTTTAAGTATGTACGTAATATTTTTGAGGAAGCTGATTTTACCATCGCTAATTTGGAGGTGACATTGGCAGGGCCTCCATTTAAAGGGTATCCACAATTTAGTTCTCCCGATGCACTGGCTATTGCCATGAAAGATGCAGGTGTTAATGCTATGGTAACGGCTAATAATCACTGTGTTGACAGACGAAGAAAAGGCCTGGAAAGAACCATTGATGTGTTGGATAGCCTTGCTATTCCGCATACGGGCACATTTAAAAATCAGTCGGATAATGAACGTAATAATCCTATGTTATTGCGTAAAAACGGAATTAAAATTGCTCTTATTAACTATACTTATGGAACCAATGGAATACCTGTGAGTAAACCCAATGTGGTGAATTTTTTGGAGAAGGATGTTGTAGTGGCAGATATAGAAAAGGCGAAAAAACTTCGGCCGGATAAGATCATTGCCTTTGTACATTGGGGATTGGAATATCAAACACAAGCCAATAAAGAACAGAAGATGTTTAATCAGGTTTTTAAAGAGAACGGGGTGGATGTGGTGATTGGTTCGCACCCTCACGTAGTACAGCCTATTGAATATGAAGAAGATCATTTTGTGGTTTACTCCTTGGGTAACTTTATTTCTAATCAGCGGACAGCTCCCCGGGATGGAGGGGTGATGGTTCGTTTGGAACTGACAAAGATTGGCGATAAAACTGAAGTAAGTGATGCCGGTTATTACTTGACCTGGGTTTATACCCCCATCATAAATGGTAAAAAGGAGTTTATGGTATTGCCTGTTACTGCTTTTGAACAGGATGCACAGTTTATGGATGCCAAGGCACATAAACGCCTAATAAAATATGGTCAAGAGGCTCGGAATATTTATAAGAATAATATTAAAATAAAAGAGTATTTCTTTGATAAGAATTTACCAGGATGGGTGAAGAATTCGCCGCTGTTATCTGGAGTCGGCCAACCGTAA
- a CDS encoding arsenate reductase family protein, with amino-acid sequence MKKVYYLSTCSTCRRIIKEVEPDNDFIFQDIKNEPLSKEQLDDIFALAGSYQSIFNKQARKYRELGLHSQELSEDKMRELILEEYTFLKRPVFIIDNQIFIGNSRKVINELSAFMQVHKKHSLSSH; translated from the coding sequence ATGAAGAAAGTGTATTATTTATCAACCTGTTCTACCTGTCGCAGGATAATTAAGGAGGTTGAGCCCGATAATGATTTCATATTTCAGGATATAAAAAATGAGCCACTAAGCAAAGAGCAATTGGATGATATTTTTGCACTTGCGGGTAGTTATCAAAGTATTTTTAATAAGCAAGCACGAAAATATCGAGAGTTGGGACTACATTCTCAGGAATTGAGCGAAGATAAGATGCGTGAGCTAATACTTGAAGAATATACTTTTTTAAAGCGCCCTGTTTTTATAATCGATAACCAGATATTTATTGGGAATAGTCGTAAGGTTATTAATGAATTAAGTGCATTTATGCAGGTTCATAAAAAGCATTCGCTTTCTTCCCATTAA
- a CDS encoding LytR/AlgR family response regulator transcription factor — translation MAFNTIIVEDEMHTARMLESMIKELRPEWKVLDIFDSISETVEWLQNNEHPNLIFLDIQLADGLSFSIFDKVEVKSAIIFTTAYDEYAVKAFKLNSIDYILKPVKEESLLAAIKKMENVMQLFENENQININYAELVKGIKEGEAKYRKRFLVSKRDAFFAVPVEDVAYIYFEAKTTYAVTFDKKQHMINFTLDKLEEELDPAVFIRANRQAIVNLKAIHSLENYFGGKLVVKLLPQFDEKFVVSRAKASVFKEWLDS, via the coding sequence ATGGCATTCAATACAATAATCGTAGAAGACGAGATGCACACAGCTAGGATGCTGGAAAGCATGATCAAAGAACTAAGACCAGAATGGAAAGTTTTAGACATTTTTGACAGTATATCTGAAACTGTTGAATGGCTCCAAAACAATGAACATCCTAACCTTATATTTTTAGATATTCAACTGGCAGACGGACTAAGTTTTTCAATTTTTGACAAAGTAGAGGTCAAGAGTGCCATTATCTTCACCACAGCCTATGATGAGTATGCTGTAAAAGCTTTTAAACTAAACAGTATTGATTACATTCTAAAACCGGTTAAGGAAGAATCCTTATTGGCAGCCATCAAAAAGATGGAAAATGTAATGCAGCTTTTCGAAAACGAAAACCAAATAAACATCAATTATGCCGAACTGGTTAAAGGCATAAAAGAAGGAGAAGCCAAATACCGAAAACGCTTCCTGGTATCCAAACGTGATGCTTTCTTTGCCGTCCCGGTCGAAGATGTTGCCTACATCTATTTTGAAGCCAAAACCACCTATGCGGTCACCTTCGACAAAAAACAACATATGATCAACTTCACCCTCGACAAACTAGAAGAAGAACTGGATCCGGCCGTTTTTATCAGAGCCAACAGGCAAGCTATCGTCAACCTAAAAGCCATTCATTCGCTTGAAAATTATTTTGGCGGTAAATTAGTAGTAAAACTTTTACCTCAGTTCGACGAGAAATTTGTGGTCAGCAGGGCTAAGGCTTCTGTATTTAAAGAATGGCTCGACAGTTAA
- a CDS encoding AMP-dependent synthetase/ligase — protein MIFERTFDILKHLKKTKPQNQILCSKSNGHWYKSNAKEYYDNAKKFALGLLSMGFEPGDKIATVSNNRPEWNFVDMGMAMIGVIHVPVYPTISEEEFEHIFKHSEVRMAIVSDTSLYNRIKPITNKVGTVQEVLTFNDVEGARCWSVISQAGADQKTKYNARYKEIQKNITPEDVATIIYTSGTTGLPKGVMLTHSNLMSNMQGVWDLFELNEDTRVLSFLPLCHVYERLVNYLFQAKGCTIYYAENLGTIAADMASVKANAFATVPRVIERIYDKIVSKGEDLSGIKKIIFFWAMRLGERYSKENNNNLLYSWKLKIARKLVFSKWQESFGGHLHFVISGGAALQPRLSRLFFAAGIHLMEGYGLTETSPVIATNYSKTPGNLMIGTVGPIMKNIEVRIDEDGEILTKGPCVMKGYYKAPKLTAEVIDKDGWFHTGDVGEIINGRFLKITDRKKEMFKTSSGKYIAPQAIENLMKESIFIEQAMVVGESEKYASALISPNFDHLHSFAHEHKIHYRDNKELIKNQMVLKTYQKEVNHANKQLGQHEQIKRFRVVCEPWTAPTGELSATLKLKRRVLYNKYADLLRKIYAYDAHEENKGSISFNGE, from the coding sequence ATGATTTTTGAGAGAACCTTTGATATTTTAAAACACCTAAAAAAAACCAAGCCTCAAAATCAAATCCTTTGTTCAAAGAGCAATGGTCATTGGTATAAATCCAATGCAAAAGAATATTACGACAATGCCAAAAAGTTTGCTTTGGGTCTTTTAAGCATGGGATTTGAGCCGGGAGACAAAATTGCCACCGTTTCAAACAACCGCCCCGAATGGAACTTTGTTGACATGGGCATGGCTATGATAGGCGTCATTCATGTTCCCGTGTATCCTACCATCAGCGAAGAAGAATTCGAACATATTTTCAAGCACTCAGAAGTTCGTATGGCCATTGTCTCTGACACGTCCCTCTACAATAGAATCAAACCCATCACCAATAAAGTGGGTACGGTTCAAGAAGTACTTACCTTTAACGATGTTGAAGGAGCCCGTTGCTGGAGTGTTATTTCTCAAGCAGGGGCAGATCAAAAAACAAAGTACAATGCTCGTTATAAAGAAATTCAAAAAAACATTACACCAGAAGATGTAGCAACAATTATTTACACCTCAGGAACAACCGGCTTACCCAAAGGAGTAATGCTTACTCACAGTAATCTGATGAGTAATATGCAAGGCGTTTGGGATTTGTTTGAGCTAAACGAAGACACCAGAGTCCTAAGTTTTTTACCTTTGTGTCACGTATATGAACGCTTGGTCAACTATCTCTTTCAAGCCAAGGGCTGCACTATTTATTACGCAGAAAACCTGGGTACTATTGCAGCCGACATGGCTTCCGTAAAAGCCAATGCCTTTGCTACGGTTCCGCGAGTAATTGAACGCATCTATGATAAAATCGTTTCAAAGGGAGAAGACTTATCAGGCATTAAAAAAATCATCTTCTTTTGGGCCATGCGCCTAGGTGAACGATACAGCAAGGAAAACAATAACAACCTACTATATAGCTGGAAACTCAAGATAGCACGTAAGCTCGTCTTTAGTAAGTGGCAAGAATCTTTTGGTGGCCATCTGCATTTTGTAATCTCGGGTGGTGCAGCTCTTCAACCTCGATTAAGCAGACTCTTTTTTGCTGCTGGCATTCACTTAATGGAAGGTTATGGACTAACCGAAACATCTCCAGTTATTGCCACCAATTACTCAAAAACTCCAGGCAATTTAATGATAGGAACGGTAGGACCTATTATGAAAAATATTGAAGTTCGCATAGATGAAGATGGTGAGATACTTACCAAAGGACCCTGTGTGATGAAAGGTTATTACAAAGCTCCTAAACTTACCGCCGAGGTAATTGATAAAGATGGGTGGTTCCACACAGGAGATGTGGGGGAGATTATCAACGGCAGATTTTTAAAAATTACCGATAGAAAAAAAGAGATGTTCAAAACATCCAGCGGAAAATACATCGCCCCTCAAGCCATTGAAAACTTAATGAAAGAATCCATATTCATTGAGCAAGCCATGGTTGTTGGTGAAAGCGAGAAATATGCCAGCGCCCTAATTTCTCCCAATTTCGACCACCTGCACTCCTTTGCGCACGAACATAAAATACACTACCGCGACAACAAAGAACTAATTAAAAATCAAATGGTTCTAAAAACCTATCAAAAAGAAGTGAACCATGCAAACAAACAATTGGGACAACACGAACAAATCAAACGCTTTCGAGTAGTTTGTGAACCGTGGACTGCACCTACGGGTGAACTGTCAGCCACCTTAAAGCTGAAACGAAGGGTTTTATATAATAAGTATGCCGACTTATTACGTAAAATATATGCCTACGATGCCCATGAAGAAAACAAAGGATCCATCAGTTTTAATGGTGAATAA
- the mnmD gene encoding tRNA (5-methylaminomethyl-2-thiouridine)(34)-methyltransferase MnmD, which produces MSKTEIITSKDGSHTLFVPELNEHYHSTNGAVQESIHVFIEAGLHQISCRKINILEFGFGTGLNAFLTAIHKKDHEIHYHSLEKYPLDQKLLSQLNYGNFFEGKHKELFEQLHLSKWEKENRIEDNFYLNKQKVDFKKVILQQQYHLIYFDAFAPEIQPKLWTKEIFKKAYQALLPGGILTTYCAKGIVRRTMQDIGFNVERLAGPPGKREMIRATKPQ; this is translated from the coding sequence ATGAGCAAAACAGAGATCATCACATCCAAAGACGGTTCTCATACACTATTTGTACCAGAACTGAACGAACATTACCACTCTACCAATGGAGCTGTTCAAGAATCAATACACGTATTTATAGAGGCGGGCTTACACCAGATATCATGCCGCAAAATAAACATCCTTGAATTTGGGTTTGGAACAGGATTAAATGCCTTTTTAACGGCTATACATAAAAAAGATCATGAAATCCATTACCATTCATTAGAAAAATACCCCTTAGATCAAAAACTGCTTAGCCAACTTAACTACGGTAATTTTTTTGAGGGCAAACACAAGGAGCTATTTGAACAGCTTCATCTATCCAAATGGGAAAAAGAAAACAGAATAGAGGATAACTTTTACCTCAACAAACAAAAAGTTGATTTTAAAAAGGTTATCCTCCAACAGCAATACCACTTGATTTATTTTGATGCTTTTGCTCCGGAGATTCAACCTAAATTATGGACCAAAGAAATATTTAAAAAAGCTTATCAAGCGTTGCTTCCCGGTGGCATCCTGACCACTTATTGCGCAAAAGGCATTGTGCGCAGAACCATGCAAGACATTGGATTTAACGTAGAAAGACTGGCTGGACCTCCAGGTAAAAGAGAGATGATACGAGCTACTAAGCCACAATAA